The following coding sequences are from one Pocillopora verrucosa isolate sample1 chromosome 5, ASM3666991v2, whole genome shotgun sequence window:
- the LOC131788980 gene encoding uncharacterized protein isoform X1, giving the protein MDSTKKHSAKCSNDAFHRCSSILSFISILLIVALFLRMETINRNTKRNELRISDVEAHLKIAVLRKRAGNEGKLSKDFESGMETHNVDYRQRHKRNAALSPTPATITLQQIRQEINNKFNEVCDSSDRICQAGPPGPPGAPGYPGYKGEKGAPGSKGPPGPWGPTGVPGDSGVRGPVGPQREKGEKGDKGPVGARGIRGETGEKGRQGQKGSIGLKGNTGDRGLVGIQGPTRECVVPPKISVYPASQEVFINETAIFFCWVQGQTSSKITWRRLGGTLSDATVEDGALRINSVQRSHVGSYMCSANTGLRNLTGFSTLQVKEPPTFVKKLPSLVIVDEGSVLSLCCEAVGSPPPNVEWSRARQVHSADTSLAFEEQGCLEYNPVGFNSNGTYVCRARNRFGLTETTTSVVVKRKDLVHSCEEVSKKKMERRPGSFELFAVNFRYKVYCDITVSLEGWTLIARFSNSDGKNWMRQDGRWWYDQQAADGTTNDPSVNADMISPAFWLVRGSEFKVTRSDDPSHTPLLQTTGNCLGGQTFRSKITSYGDFRNGKVWASNRCLGSCTVQYGGQYKSTDGFQQADCSGSIQSDDKIGFWCDWHIGDGAVMMIGGGGSSCARADHGIGITETGAASFVAVGRSETEYDFGYDADTRSTPSLSYSLNLWIR; this is encoded by the exons ATGGACTCTACGAAGAAACATTCTGCAAAATGCTCAAACGATGCTTTTCACAGATGCTCTTcaattctttctttcatttccattcTGTTGATTGTTGCGCTGTTCTTGAGGATGGAAACaataaacaggaacacgaaGAGGAACGAACTTCGCATTTCAGATGTTGAAGCTCACCTTAAGATCGCCGTTTTGAGGAAAAGAGCAGGTAACGAGGGGAAACTGTCAAAgg ATTTTGAAAGCGGAATGGAAACACATAATGTGGATTATCGCCAAAGACATAAAAGAAATGCTGCTTTGAGTCCAACGCCAGCAACTATAACTTTACAACAAATCcgccaagaaataaataacaaattcaaTGAGGTTTGTGACTCCTCAGACAGAATATGCCAGGCAGGACCTCCGGGACCGCCAGGAGCCCCTGGGTATCCCGGATATAAGGGAGAAAAAGGGGCCCCTGGAAGTAAAGGACCACCAGGTCCATGGGGGCCCACTGGGGTTCCAGGCGACAGTGGTGTTAGAGGACCTGTGGGACCTCAAAGAGAAAAGGGTGAAAAAGGTGACAAAGGGCCCGTTGGAGCTCGTGGTATTAGAGGAGAGACTGGAGAGAAGGGTCGTCAAGGACAAAAAGGATCTATTGGCTTAAAAGGGAACACAGGGGACAGAGGATTGGTTGGTATTCAGGGACCAACCAGAGAATGTGTTGTTCCACCGAAGATCAGTGTGTATCCAGCATCTCAGGAAGTCTTTATCAATGAGAcagcaatatttttctgttggGTTCAAGGCCAGACGTCGTCCAAAATAACATGGCGTAGACTTGGAGGTACTCTATCTGATGCTACCGTGGAAGATGGTGCGCTTCGAATCAACAGCGTACAAAGGTCACATGTGGGGTCGTATATGTGTTCAGCTAACACTGGTCTCAGAAATCTAACGGGTTTCAGCACTTTACAAGTAAAAG AGCCACCAACATTTGTCAAGAAACTACCATCTTTGGTCATTGTAGATGAAGGCTCCGTTTTAAGTCTCTGTTGCGAGGCTGTGGGCTCTCCTCCTCCTAACGTGGAATGGTCACGCGCTCGTCAGGTGCACTCCGCTGATACATCATTGGCTTTCGAGGAACAAGGCTGCCTCGAATACAACCCTGTTGGGTTCAACAGCAACGGGACATATGTCTGCCGCGCAAGAAACCGCTTCGGACTGACAGAAACAACAACGTCAGTAGTCGTCAAGAGAAAAG ATTTAGTACATTCTTGTGAAgaagtttcaaagaaaaaaatggagagaCGTCCCGGAAGCTTCGAGCTTTTCGCGGTCAATTTTCGATATAAA GTCTATTGTGATATCACAGTAAGTCTTGAAGGATGGACCCTTATCGCTCGATTCTCAAACAGCGATGGCAAGAATTGGATGCGTCAGGATGGTAGATGGTGGTATGACCAGCAAGCTGCCGATGGAACAACAAATGATCCATCAGTAAACGCTGATATGATCTCACCAGCATTTTGGTTGGTGAGAGGAAGCGAATTTAAGGTCACGCGCAGTGACGACCCCAGCCACACCCCTCTGTTACAGaccacaggtaactgtttggGTGGACAAACATTCCGATCTAAAATCACAAGTTATGGCGACTTTAGAAATGGCAAGGTCTGGGCCAGTAATCGGTGTCTGGGAAGTTGTACggttcaatatggcggacagtaCAAGTCAACAGACGGGTTTCAACAGGCTGATTGCAGTGGAAGCATCCAAAGCGATGACAAGATCGGCTTCTGGTGTGACTGGCATATTGGGGATGGAGCAGTCATGATGATTGGTGGAGGAGGAAGTAGCTGTGCACGTGCTGATCATGGGATTGGGATCACAGAAACTGGCGCAGCTTCTTTCGTTGCAGTAGGTCGTAGTGAAACTGAATATGACTTTGGTTATGATGCTGATACGAGAAGCACTCCATCCCTGTCCTACTCGTTGAACTTATGGATCCGTTGA
- the LOC131788980 gene encoding uncharacterized protein isoform X2 — MDSTKKHSAKCSNDAFHRCSSILSFISILLIVALFLRMETINRNTKRNELRISDVEAHLKIAVLRKRAGNEGKLSKDFESGMETHNVDYRQRHKRNAALSPTPATITLQQIRQEINNKFNEVCDSSDRICQAGPPGPPGAPGYPGYKGEKGAPGSKGPPGPWGPTGVPGDSGVRGPVGPQREKGEKGDKGPVGARGIRGETGEKGRQGQKGSIGLKGNTGDRGLVGIQGPTRECVVPPKISVYPASQEVFINETAIFFCWVQGQTSSKITWRRLGGTLSDATVEDGALRINSVQRSHVGSYMCSANTGLRNLTGFSTLQVKEPPTFVKKLPSLVIVDEGSVLSLCCEAVGSPPPNVEWSRARQVHSADTSLAFEEQGCLEYNPVGFNSNGTYVCRARNRFGLTETTTSVVVKRKVHSCEEVSKKKMERRPGSFELFAVNFRYKVYCDITVSLEGWTLIARFSNSDGKNWMRQDGRWWYDQQAADGTTNDPSVNADMISPAFWLVRGSEFKVTRSDDPSHTPLLQTTGNCLGGQTFRSKITSYGDFRNGKVWASNRCLGSCTVQYGGQYKSTDGFQQADCSGSIQSDDKIGFWCDWHIGDGAVMMIGGGGSSCARADHGIGITETGAASFVAVGRSETEYDFGYDADTRSTPSLSYSLNLWIR; from the exons ATGGACTCTACGAAGAAACATTCTGCAAAATGCTCAAACGATGCTTTTCACAGATGCTCTTcaattctttctttcatttccattcTGTTGATTGTTGCGCTGTTCTTGAGGATGGAAACaataaacaggaacacgaaGAGGAACGAACTTCGCATTTCAGATGTTGAAGCTCACCTTAAGATCGCCGTTTTGAGGAAAAGAGCAGGTAACGAGGGGAAACTGTCAAAgg ATTTTGAAAGCGGAATGGAAACACATAATGTGGATTATCGCCAAAGACATAAAAGAAATGCTGCTTTGAGTCCAACGCCAGCAACTATAACTTTACAACAAATCcgccaagaaataaataacaaattcaaTGAGGTTTGTGACTCCTCAGACAGAATATGCCAGGCAGGACCTCCGGGACCGCCAGGAGCCCCTGGGTATCCCGGATATAAGGGAGAAAAAGGGGCCCCTGGAAGTAAAGGACCACCAGGTCCATGGGGGCCCACTGGGGTTCCAGGCGACAGTGGTGTTAGAGGACCTGTGGGACCTCAAAGAGAAAAGGGTGAAAAAGGTGACAAAGGGCCCGTTGGAGCTCGTGGTATTAGAGGAGAGACTGGAGAGAAGGGTCGTCAAGGACAAAAAGGATCTATTGGCTTAAAAGGGAACACAGGGGACAGAGGATTGGTTGGTATTCAGGGACCAACCAGAGAATGTGTTGTTCCACCGAAGATCAGTGTGTATCCAGCATCTCAGGAAGTCTTTATCAATGAGAcagcaatatttttctgttggGTTCAAGGCCAGACGTCGTCCAAAATAACATGGCGTAGACTTGGAGGTACTCTATCTGATGCTACCGTGGAAGATGGTGCGCTTCGAATCAACAGCGTACAAAGGTCACATGTGGGGTCGTATATGTGTTCAGCTAACACTGGTCTCAGAAATCTAACGGGTTTCAGCACTTTACAAGTAAAAG AGCCACCAACATTTGTCAAGAAACTACCATCTTTGGTCATTGTAGATGAAGGCTCCGTTTTAAGTCTCTGTTGCGAGGCTGTGGGCTCTCCTCCTCCTAACGTGGAATGGTCACGCGCTCGTCAGGTGCACTCCGCTGATACATCATTGGCTTTCGAGGAACAAGGCTGCCTCGAATACAACCCTGTTGGGTTCAACAGCAACGGGACATATGTCTGCCGCGCAAGAAACCGCTTCGGACTGACAGAAACAACAACGTCAGTAGTCGTCAAGAGAAAAG TACATTCTTGTGAAgaagtttcaaagaaaaaaatggagagaCGTCCCGGAAGCTTCGAGCTTTTCGCGGTCAATTTTCGATATAAA GTCTATTGTGATATCACAGTAAGTCTTGAAGGATGGACCCTTATCGCTCGATTCTCAAACAGCGATGGCAAGAATTGGATGCGTCAGGATGGTAGATGGTGGTATGACCAGCAAGCTGCCGATGGAACAACAAATGATCCATCAGTAAACGCTGATATGATCTCACCAGCATTTTGGTTGGTGAGAGGAAGCGAATTTAAGGTCACGCGCAGTGACGACCCCAGCCACACCCCTCTGTTACAGaccacaggtaactgtttggGTGGACAAACATTCCGATCTAAAATCACAAGTTATGGCGACTTTAGAAATGGCAAGGTCTGGGCCAGTAATCGGTGTCTGGGAAGTTGTACggttcaatatggcggacagtaCAAGTCAACAGACGGGTTTCAACAGGCTGATTGCAGTGGAAGCATCCAAAGCGATGACAAGATCGGCTTCTGGTGTGACTGGCATATTGGGGATGGAGCAGTCATGATGATTGGTGGAGGAGGAAGTAGCTGTGCACGTGCTGATCATGGGATTGGGATCACAGAAACTGGCGCAGCTTCTTTCGTTGCAGTAGGTCGTAGTGAAACTGAATATGACTTTGGTTATGATGCTGATACGAGAAGCACTCCATCCCTGTCCTACTCGTTGAACTTATGGATCCGTTGA
- the LOC136281148 gene encoding macrophage receptor MARCO-like: MVQEKDFESGVETQNVDHHQRQKRNAALSPTAVTVTLQHIRQEINNKFSEVCKSSDRICQAGPPGPPGALGYPGYKGEKGASGKEGPPGPSGPTGTPGVGGKRGPVGPPGVKGEKGDKGSVGAPGIRGETGTKGRQGQKGSIGLKGNKGIRGLVGIQGPNGECAVPPKISVYPVSHEVFINETATFFCWVQGHTSSKITWRKLGGTLSDATVENGALRINS, translated from the exons ATGGTGCAAGAAAAAG ACTTTGAAAGCGGTGTGGAAACACAAAATGTGGATCACCACCaaagacagaaaagaaatgCTGCTCTGAGTCCAACGGCAGTAACTGTAACTTTACAACACATCcgccaagaaataaataacaagttcAGTGAAGTTTGTAAATCCTCAGACAGAATATGCCAGGCAGGACCCCCGGGACCGCCAGGAGCCCTTGGGTATCCCGGATATAAGGGAGAAAAAGGGGCCTCTGGAAAGGAAGGACCACCAGGCCCATCGGGGCCTACTGGGACTCCAGGCGTGGGTGGCAAAAGGGGACCTGTGGGACCTCCAGGAGTAAAGGGTGAAAAAGGGGACAAAGGGTCCGTTGGAGCTCCTGGAATTAGAGGAGAGACTGGAACGAAGGGTCGTCAAGGACAAAAAGGATCTATTGGCTTAAAAGGGAACAAAGGCATCAGAGGATTGGTTGGTATTCAGGGACCAAATGGAGAATGTGCTGTTCCACCGAAGATCAGTGTGTATCCAGTATCTCATGAAGTCTTTATCAATGAGACAGCAACATTCTTCTGTTGGGTTCAAGGCCACACGTCTTCCAAAATAACATGGCGTAAGCTTGGAGGTACTCTATCTGATGCTACCGTGGAAAATGGTGCGCTTCGAATCAACAGC
- the LOC131780185 gene encoding uncharacterized protein translates to MGWTLIARFSNSDGKNWMRDDGRWWFDQQIAIGAITNPSAMDDMISTAFWSVSGREIKITRSDDPSHTPLLQTTGNCLAGKTFRSKITSYGDFRNGKVWATDQCLGSCTVQYGGQYKSTDGFQQANCSGDIQSANNIGFWCDWTGDGAVMMIGGGGTSCARADHGIGITETGRVSFVEKGGIQTEYDFGYNAISSTTPSQSYSLNIWIH, encoded by the exons ATGG GCTGGACTCTTATCGCTCGATTCTCAAACAGCGATGGCAAGAATTGGATGCGTGACGATGGTAGATGGTGGTTTGACCAACAAATTGCTATTGGAGCGATAACTAACCCTTCTGCGATGGACGATATGATTTCAACAGCCTTTTGGTCGGTCAGCGGCAGAGAAATAAAGATCACGCGCAGTGACGACCCCAGCCACACCCCTCTGTTACAAaccacaggtaactgtttggCTGGAAAAACATTCCGATCTAAAATCACAAGTTATGGCGACTTTAGAAATGGCAAGGTCTGGGCCACTGATCAGTGTTTAGGAAGTTGTACggttcaatatggcggacagtaCAAGTCAACAGACGGGTTTCAACAGGCTAATTGCAGTGGAGACATCCAAAGCGCCAATAATATCGGCTTCTGGTGTGACTGGACTGGTGATGGAGCAGTAATGATGATTGGTGGAGGAGGAACTAGCTGTGCACGTGCTGATCATGGAATTGGGATCACAGAAACTGGCCGTGTTTCTTTCGTTGAAAAGGGTGGTATTCAAACCGAATATGACTTTGGTTACAATGCTATATCAAGCACCACTCCATCCCAGTCCTATTCGTTGAACATATGGATCCATTAG